Proteins found in one Lathamus discolor isolate bLatDis1 chromosome 7, bLatDis1.hap1, whole genome shotgun sequence genomic segment:
- the IHO1 gene encoding interactor of HORMAD1 protein 1: protein MNPNVWNIKEMLSTPTATGSNKLPIRSSAPSDYSSLSDSQLLFGSQFCPENVQSAAALLELGTQPGQHNSQDSEPSIFTKYQTKPQLFDEEIKEKASLHFGAGRAKNIFESFEVNKNKIKDKYDREVLSTFISSIKDRLQGLQGCLDQFGEMFESRNKSILAHLETISKTLQDAFQSQCGLVLKALTDKSQTEQALLEMERRLAAKDAELLDVKSSVQLLQEGLESLPAQLRDQHLKLCEELGFLKLPNTLAELHTLISIAKARPAMADNSSQTSPGPCQHCPLYEESPLGPFHFPCMRQGEQHRDSPVRNQVTGDGTSRDDLNTASGGNVSPSAAKVKYSSESQSCVNHPCMCCAHSHFLGGHQKKHCPAPQEVPLPTPVRKAIRRSTRGFQSVMPSRQRQPQVSHPPVWKDVPGRRDSNWNMDREVENAAVGNKAKQKPGRMPWNKAVGRKKTCPAVRKGELSRCAEPGPKQRKANGTIELESSRKNGFPRYKVALNLGSSSSAPNQQILSTQPRLTKHFPVVPCSDKSLQQLADKRKRSLEMQKRENVSIVKRYLLDSSPQENTFSLCSTTGEKQMSCFSLRSPGSTKKPHPVAALPQQNTGCCSLVFDSDYSD, encoded by the exons ATGAATCCGAACGTCTGGAACATCAAGGAGATGCTGAGCACACCGACAGCCACCGG GTCAAATAAGCTTCCCATCCGGAGCAGCGCTCCCAGTGACTACTCGAGTTTGAGTGACTCTCAGCTGCTCTTTGGCTCCCAGTTCTGCCCGGAGAATGTGCAGtcggcagcagctctgctggagctgggcacGCAGCCGGGACAGCACAACTCCCAAGAT AGCGAGCCCAGTATTTTCACCAAATACCAGACAAAACCACAGTTATTTGATgaagagataaaagaaaaagcttcacTTCATTTTGGTGCGGGAAGAGCgaaaaatatctttgaaagTTTTGAAGTGaataagaacaaaataaaggaCAAATATGATCG tgAGGTTTTAAGCACCTTTATTTCCAGTATCAAAGACAGGCTTCAAGGG CTGCAAGGATGCTTGGACCAGTTTGGAGAAATGTTTGAGTCAAGAAACAAATCCATTTTGGCTCACTTAGAAACCATCTCCAAGACAC TGCAAGATGCTTTTCAGAGTCAGTGTGGTTTGGTGCTGAAAGCTCTGACAGACAAAAGCCAAACGGAGCAGGCGCTGCTGGAGATGGAGAGGAGACTCGCAGCA AAAGATGCAGAGCTTCTAGATGTGAAATCCAGtgtccagctgctgcaggagggtcTGGAGTCACTGCCAGCTCAGCTGAGAGATCAGCACCTGAAACTGTGCGAAGAACTTGGCTTCCTGAAGCTCCCTAACACCTTAGCTGAGCTGCACACATTGATTTCTATTGCCAAAGCCCGTCCTGCCATGGCTGATAACTCCTCCCAGACCTCTCCTGGCCCATGCCAGCACTGTCCTCTGTATGAGGAGAGCCCCTTGGGTCCCTTTCACTTCCCCTGCATGAGACAGGGGGAGCAGCACAGAGACTCCCCCGTGAGGAACCAGGTCACTGGAGATGGCACATCTAGAGATGACCTGAACACAGCTTCAGGAGGGAACGtcagccccagtgctgccaaG GTGAAATACAGTTCAGAATCACAGAGCTGTGTCAACCACCCTTGCATGTGCTGTGCTCACAGTCACTTTTTGGGAGGTCATCAGAAGAAGCACTGTCCTGCACCACAGGAGGTGCCTCTACCCACTCCAGTGAGGAAGGCGATCAGGAGAAGTACTCGAGGGTTCCAGTCAGTGATGCCATCGCGACAGAGGCAGCCCCAAGTTTCCCACCCTCCTGTATGGAAAGATgtgcctgggagaagagacagcaaCTGGAACATGGACCGTGAGGTGGAGAATGCAGCTGTAGGGAACAAAGCGAAGCAGAAGCCAGGAAGGATGCCCTGGAATAAAGcagtggggaggaagaaaacGTGCCCTGCTGTGAGAAAAGGCGAGCTCTCCCGATGTGCTGAGCCTGGGCCGAAGCAAAGGAAGGCAAACGGGACTATTGAGTTGGAGAGCTCCAGAAAAAATGGCTTTCCCAGATACAAGGTTGCTCTCAATTTGGGAAGCTCCAGCTCAGCTCCCAACCAGCAGATCCTCAGCACTCAGCCGAGGCTTACAAAGCACTTCCCAGTAGTGCCCTGCTCCGATAAAAGCCTGCAGCAACTTGCAGacaagagaaagagaagcttGGAAatgcaaaagagagaaaatgtttcCATTGTGAAAAGGTACCTCCTGGATTCCTCGCCTCAGGAGAATACCTTTTCCCTGTGCAGCACCACAGGTGAAAAACAGATGAGCTGCTTCAGCCTCCGAAGCCCTGGAAGCACCAAGAAGCCCCATCCTGTTGCTGCGCTGCCTCAGCAGAACACGGGCTGCTGCTCTCTAGTTTTTGACAGTGATTATTCTGATTGA
- the KLHDC8B gene encoding kelch domain-containing protein 8B, translated as MAAGAFAWATFPSMPTQRVYCSAAHRDGQLFVLGGCGGSGRALGTAELLDLPAQRWTTLPPLPTPRAGAAALALGKQILVVGGVDAAQSPLASVEGYHVDEGKWEKKAALAQPSMGISAVQRDGTIYALGGMGADTSPQALVRVYEPAKDHWQPLPSMPTPCYGASAFLQGNKIFVLGGRQGKLPVTAFEAFDVETRSWTRYPSVPSRRAFAACAMADGVVFSLGGLQQPGPHNFYSRPHFVNTVEMFDPAQGAWSKPSRGIRMREKRADFVAGCLGGRVVAVGGLGNQSCPLDSVEGFSPSQKKWEPLPPMPTGRCSCSSCPAPSLLFVIGGVAQGPSGAVEALCLREAP; from the exons ATGGCGGCGGGCGCCTTCGCGTGGGCCACGTTCCCCTCCATGCCCACCCAGCGCGTGTACTGCAGTGCCGCGCACCGCGACGGGCAGCTCTTCGTGCTGGGCGGCTgcggcggcagcggcagggCCCTGGGCACCGCCGAGCTGCTCGACCTGCCCGCACAGCGCTGGACCACGCTCCCGCCACTGCCCACGCcaagggctggtgctgctgccctcgCCCTGGGCAAGCAGATCCTGGTGGTCGGTGGTGTGGACGCGGCGCAGAGCCCCCTCGCCTCTGTTGAGGGCTACCACGTGGATGAGGGCAAGTGGGAGAAGAAGGCGGCGCTGGCGCAGCCCTCAATGGGCATCTCAGCTGTGCAGAGAG ATGGGACCATCTACGCCTTGGGGGGAATGGGTGCAGACACCTCTCCCCAGGCACTGGTCCGTGTCTATGAGCCGGCGAAGGACCACTGGCAGCCCCTGCCCTCCATGCCCACCCCCTGCTACGGGGCCTCCGCCTTCCTGCAGGGCAACAAGATCTTTGTCCTGG GGGGCCGGCAGGGCAAGCTGCCCGTCACTGCCTTCGAGGCCTTCGACGTGGAGACGAGGAGCTGGACGCGGTACCCCAGCGTGCCGAGCCGCCGTGCCTTTGCTGCCTGCGCCATGGCCGACGGCGTTGTCTTCAGCCTGGGCGGGCTGCAGCAGCCGGGGCCACACAACTTCTATTCCCGTCCACACTTCGTCAACACCGTGGAGATGTTTGATCCTGCGCAGG GTGCATGGAGCAAGCCGAGCCGTGGTATCCGCATGAGGGAGAAGAGAGCCGACTTCGTGGCTGGCTGCCTGGGAGGAAGAGTGGTGGCTGTGGGTGGCCTCG GGAACCAGTCCTGCCCACTGGACTCAGTGGAAGGGTTCAGCCCCTCGCAGAAGAAGTGGGAGCCACTGCCACCCATGCCCACAGGccgctgctcctgctccagctgcccGGCGCCCAGCCTGCTCTTCGTCATCGGCGGGGTGGCTCAGGGCCCCAGCGGGGCCGTCGAGGCTCTGTGCCTGCGCGAGGCACCCTGA
- the LOC136018109 gene encoding uncharacterized protein LOC136018109 isoform X1, whose translation MSSGSGRRLVLHVDLNNTVVVADTVSGQGPRAALNSFLSTVTWGRAGAAGEWQWVSERPSLRPPCPGALSYYSHHGRDPAFTEGGPGRRFRSLHARHLQLLEWPGRPHEGLSVQGDPSKRYHLLLPAFLRLLDALHRDGRAFAVIFRTFGTDLPRALRAVSCALEGQHPQFPALRDVALPVDLTPGQIRCSKREVVLTRGAERLTTREDARKLYNYFSSFEGIGGFQDHFDWWARNQFSSRGGKPLWIDPHDPSVHHIFIDDNIRLDDADTIVNPQVFLERGSHSPQRVPTSELYDVCLVQTDLLQAIADQDYFLNCVRRCEENYDRYLACREEDTPSQQWDGR comes from the exons ATGAGCAGCGGATCTGGCCGGCGGCTGGTGCTTCACGTGGATCTCAACAACACGGTGGTGGTGGCGGACACGGTGTCGGGGCAGGGCCCGCGGGCGGCCCTCAACAGCTTCCTCAGCACCGTCACCTGGGGCCGCGCCGGCGCCGCCG GTGAGTGGCAGTGGGTGAGTGAGCGCCCGTCCCTGCGCCCGCCGTGCCCCGGTGCCCTCAGCTACTACAGCCACCACGGCCGGGACCCCGCGTTCACGGAGGGGGGCCCGGGCCGGCGCTTCCGCAGCCTCCACGCCCGccacctgcagctgctggagtgGCCGGGCCGGCCGCACGAGGGGCTCTCGGTGCAGGGGGACCCCAGCAAGCGCTACCACCTCCTGCTCCCCGCCTTCCTCCGCCTGCTGGACGCCCTGCACCGGGACGGGCGGGCCTTCGCTGTCATCTTCAGGACGTTCGGCACTGACCTGCCCCGCGCCCTCCGCGCTGTCAGCTGTGCTCTGGAGGGGCAGCACCCCCAGTTCCCTGCGCTGCGGGACGTGGCG CTCCCTGTGGACCTCACCCCTGGGCAGATACGTTGCAGCAAGCGGGAGGTGGTGCTGACAAGGGGAGCAGAGCGCCTGACCACCCGGGAGGATGCAAGAAAGCTTTACAACTACTTCAGCTCCTTTGAGGGAATTGGTGGCTTCCAAGACCACTTTGACTG GTGGGCCAGAAATCAGTTCTCCTCCCGGGGTGGGAAACCCCTGTGGATTGACCCCCATGATCCCAGTGTTCACCACATCTTCATCGATGACAACATCCGGCTGGACGATGCCGACACCATTGTTAATCCTCAG GTGTTCTTGGagcggggcagccacagcccccAGCGCGTTCCCACCTCGGAGCTGTACGATGTTTGCCTGGTGCAGACCGACCTGCTTCAAGCCATTGCTGACCAGGACTATTTCCTGAACTGTGTGAGGAGGTGCGAGGAGAACTACGACCGTTACCTGGCCTGCAGGGAGGAGGACACCCCGAGCCAGCAGTGGGATGGACGGTGA
- the LOC136018109 gene encoding uncharacterized protein LOC136018109 isoform X2: MSSGSGRRLVLHVDLNNTVVVADTVSGQGPRAALNSFLSTVTWGRAGAAGEWQWVSERPSLRPPCPGALSYYSHHGRDPAFTEGGPGRRFRSLHARHLQLLEWPGRPHEGLSVQGDPSKRYHLLLPAFLRLLDALHRDGRAFAVIFRTFGTDLPRALRAVSCALEGQHPQFPALRDVALPVDLTPGQIRCSKREVVLTRGAERLTTREDARKLYNYFSSFEGIGGFQDHFDWWARNQFSSRGGKPLWIDPHDPSVHHIFIDDNIRLDDADTIVNPQVTVLVGNGRGNAQQDLPGRRERCSWSGAATAPSAFPPRSCTMFAWCRPTCFKPLLTRTIS, from the exons ATGAGCAGCGGATCTGGCCGGCGGCTGGTGCTTCACGTGGATCTCAACAACACGGTGGTGGTGGCGGACACGGTGTCGGGGCAGGGCCCGCGGGCGGCCCTCAACAGCTTCCTCAGCACCGTCACCTGGGGCCGCGCCGGCGCCGCCG GTGAGTGGCAGTGGGTGAGTGAGCGCCCGTCCCTGCGCCCGCCGTGCCCCGGTGCCCTCAGCTACTACAGCCACCACGGCCGGGACCCCGCGTTCACGGAGGGGGGCCCGGGCCGGCGCTTCCGCAGCCTCCACGCCCGccacctgcagctgctggagtgGCCGGGCCGGCCGCACGAGGGGCTCTCGGTGCAGGGGGACCCCAGCAAGCGCTACCACCTCCTGCTCCCCGCCTTCCTCCGCCTGCTGGACGCCCTGCACCGGGACGGGCGGGCCTTCGCTGTCATCTTCAGGACGTTCGGCACTGACCTGCCCCGCGCCCTCCGCGCTGTCAGCTGTGCTCTGGAGGGGCAGCACCCCCAGTTCCCTGCGCTGCGGGACGTGGCG CTCCCTGTGGACCTCACCCCTGGGCAGATACGTTGCAGCAAGCGGGAGGTGGTGCTGACAAGGGGAGCAGAGCGCCTGACCACCCGGGAGGATGCAAGAAAGCTTTACAACTACTTCAGCTCCTTTGAGGGAATTGGTGGCTTCCAAGACCACTTTGACTG GTGGGCCAGAAATCAGTTCTCCTCCCGGGGTGGGAAACCCCTGTGGATTGACCCCCATGATCCCAGTGTTCACCACATCTTCATCGATGACAACATCCGGCTGGACGATGCCGACACCATTGTTAATCCTCAG GTGACAGTGCTGGTGGGGAATGGAAGGGGGAATGCTCAGCAGGATttgccaggcaggagggagag GTGTTCTTGGagcggggcagccacagcccccAGCGCGTTCCCACCTCGGAGCTGTACGATGTTTGCCTGGTGCAGACCGACCTGCTTCAAGCCATTGCTGACCAGGACTATTTCCTGA